A single region of the Coprobacter tertius genome encodes:
- a CDS encoding DUF3857 domain-containing protein, giving the protein MNFVYKKRNSYFLLFVLLCNIFSSYSQKINLKYGKVNDDELKMTTYTPDSSADAVVLFEYSETYFDYSEKKGFQLVTDYKTKIKILNEKGLEYANISIPYFRKVTINETTEEKIIDLQGTVYNLEKGKIIKNKLKNEYIFDEQTDDYYWQKKFTLPGAKVGSVIEYKYTFYSDFYMDVPELKTQRDIPVFHSKLSFEAPDYYRYNAISTGWPPPHFTTEQGSQTFTLQEGMQNQHTSTKTLKYIMISDTVPALKPENYIWCLNDFCPKVTFELDGLAFPGRNYQPLTRTWKDLENNLTEDDNFGKLLRMKCPYPKEETEVIAQIENIREKARTTLKYVQGKINWDNKYRLSGKNIREALTTGVGNSAQINFILISTLNAVGLKAYPVLISTRDNGRIPMAFPTIDKLNTFIVAVEEADNKYFYLDGCSKYGDINVFDTNLLVEQGRLFKGRENGEWKNIDNLSRNAASFTIKAQLNDEGIITGNIAIQFTGQNAYAYKKSLGNYSIEELKEYWGDEIGCDITDYQGFAPDSILNQASSKATFSKQAIVNESMLYLNPLLIDYVKESPFTAVNRKYPIEFDYNKLIHYNIELSIPENYQINEIPKTTTIINTDKTLSCKFISSQSGNKIKIQFMFENKRSVFLPEEYKDLQTFYSAMIGKCNEQIVIQKK; this is encoded by the coding sequence ATGAACTTTGTATATAAAAAAAGAAACAGCTATTTTCTTTTATTCGTATTATTATGTAATATTTTCTCTTCATACTCTCAGAAAATAAATCTTAAATACGGTAAAGTAAATGACGACGAATTGAAAATGACGACCTATACACCCGACTCGTCAGCCGATGCGGTAGTCCTTTTCGAATATTCCGAAACATATTTCGATTACTCCGAAAAGAAAGGTTTCCAACTCGTCACCGATTACAAAACGAAAATAAAAATACTCAATGAAAAAGGCCTTGAATATGCCAATATCTCGATTCCTTATTTCAGAAAAGTCACAATCAACGAAACTACCGAAGAAAAAATAATCGATCTACAAGGCACAGTATATAACCTCGAAAAAGGTAAAATCATAAAAAACAAACTGAAAAACGAATATATATTCGATGAGCAGACCGATGATTATTACTGGCAAAAAAAGTTTACGCTTCCCGGCGCAAAAGTAGGTAGTGTAATTGAATATAAATATACTTTTTATTCCGATTTTTACATGGATGTTCCCGAATTGAAAACCCAACGAGATATTCCTGTATTTCATAGTAAATTATCATTCGAAGCTCCCGACTATTACCGTTATAACGCAATTTCCACGGGCTGGCCTCCCCCTCATTTCACGACCGAACAGGGATCACAGACTTTCACTCTGCAAGAAGGTATGCAAAACCAGCACACTTCTACAAAAACGCTCAAATATATTATGATATCCGATACAGTACCCGCATTAAAGCCCGAAAATTATATTTGGTGTCTTAATGATTTTTGCCCTAAAGTTACCTTCGAACTTGACGGATTAGCTTTTCCGGGAAGAAACTACCAACCCCTCACACGCACCTGGAAAGACTTAGAAAATAACCTTACAGAAGACGATAATTTCGGAAAACTTTTACGAATGAAATGCCCCTATCCCAAAGAAGAAACCGAAGTTATCGCTCAAATCGAAAATATCCGGGAAAAAGCTCGTACCACACTAAAATATGTACAAGGAAAAATAAATTGGGATAATAAATATCGCCTTTCGGGGAAAAACATAAGAGAGGCCTTAACAACCGGAGTAGGTAACAGTGCTCAAATTAACTTTATACTTATCAGTACACTCAATGCTGTAGGATTAAAAGCATATCCCGTACTTATCAGTACTCGTGACAATGGCCGCATCCCGATGGCTTTTCCGACTATAGACAAATTAAATACCTTTATTGTCGCTGTAGAAGAAGCTGACAATAAATATTTTTATCTCGACGGATGCTCTAAATATGGAGATATTAATGTATTCGATACAAATCTTCTTGTCGAACAAGGTCGTCTTTTCAAAGGCAGGGAAAACGGAGAATGGAAAAATATAGATAATCTTTCCCGCAATGCTGCCAGTTTTACAATTAAAGCTCAGTTAAACGATGAAGGAATTATCACCGGAAATATTGCAATACAGTTTACGGGACAAAATGCCTATGCTTACAAAAAATCTCTCGGAAATTATTCTATCGAGGAATTAAAGGAATATTGGGGGGACGAAATTGGATGTGATATTACCGATTATCAGGGTTTTGCACCAGACAGCATCCTAAACCAGGCATCTTCAAAAGCGACATTCTCGAAACAGGCAATCGTAAACGAAAGTATGTTATACCTGAATCCATTGTTAATTGATTATGTTAAAGAATCTCCGTTTACCGCCGTAAACAGAAAATACCCCATAGAATTCGATTATAATAAACTCATACATTACAATATAGAATTGAGTATACCTGAAAATTATCAGATAAATGAAATCCCTAAAACGACAACCATAATAAATACCGATAAAACACTGAGTTGTAAATTTATCTCTTCACAATCGGGAAACAAAATCAAAATACAATTCATGTTCGAAAACAAAAGGTCGGTTTTCCTTCCTGAAGAATACAAAGACTTACAAACTTTTTATTCTGCTATGATCGGAAAATGTAACGAACAAATTGTAATACAAAAAAAATGA
- a CDS encoding DUF3857 domain-containing protein: protein MKHTFLTLLFLGNLFLIQAQDISLKYGKVNEDELKMTTYTPDTSAVAVVLFEYSDSHFDFNENKGIRLITNYKTKIKILKDEGLKYVNISIPYYDSKVNSSLKEEITDLQGYVYNLENGKIIKTKLNKEYIFDEQSDENYWQKKFTFPNAKVGSVIEYKYTFCSDFIEDIPDLKTMKKIPIWHSELSLEAPEYFRYNAQAKGWDLPVFKSESGVQTISFSNGYKNEYLQAKTTKYKVIADTVKALKPETHIWCIDDYCPRIEFELNGIALPGNTYKAYAKNWVTLEQNIMADKNFGKLLEMKCPYKDDAENLKKIENKRERARKALKYVQNKISWNGNYSFSGYGTNDALKNGTGNNAQINFVLLSMLKAAGLDAYPVFISTRDNGKINTSFPSLNQINTFIIAIAETDSTYFYLDGGSPYGDINVLDIKLLSENARLFEGVAVSHWENLSNLSRNATSYLIQAKIDENGLIDGTMTIQFTGECAFEFKRSCGTLTLDELKESANNSYDIEINDFQKNDSDTLINQASAILKFNKQTTTNDDMIYFTPLIVDYMSSSPFSSPTRKYPIEFDYNNLDHFNISIKIPDDYSVSELPKSTTLVNPDNSYICRFYSSTTENTINLQFMVEKKKRLFLPEEYKDLQNFYTALISKSTEQIVLKKNK from the coding sequence ATGAAACACACATTTTTAACTCTCCTTTTTTTAGGGAATTTATTTCTTATTCAAGCACAAGACATCAGTCTTAAATACGGTAAAGTAAATGAAGACGAACTTAAGATGACAACGTACACCCCTGATACTTCAGCCGTTGCCGTCGTACTTTTCGAATATTCCGATTCTCATTTCGACTTTAATGAAAATAAAGGCATACGTTTGATCACCAACTATAAAACTAAAATAAAAATACTTAAAGATGAAGGTCTCAAATATGTTAATATTTCAATTCCGTACTATGATTCCAAAGTAAATTCATCATTAAAAGAAGAAATAACCGATTTACAGGGATATGTTTATAACCTCGAAAACGGAAAAATCATAAAAACCAAACTCAATAAAGAATATATTTTTGACGAACAGAGCGATGAGAATTACTGGCAAAAAAAATTTACATTTCCTAATGCTAAAGTAGGAAGTGTTATCGAATATAAATATACATTTTGTTCCGACTTTATCGAAGATATTCCAGATCTTAAAACGATGAAAAAAATCCCTATTTGGCATAGTGAACTAAGTCTCGAAGCACCCGAATATTTCCGATACAATGCCCAAGCTAAAGGATGGGATCTACCTGTATTCAAAAGCGAATCGGGCGTACAAACAATTTCGTTTTCAAATGGATATAAAAACGAATACCTACAAGCTAAAACAACAAAATATAAAGTTATTGCCGACACAGTAAAAGCATTAAAACCCGAAACCCATATTTGGTGTATCGATGACTATTGCCCCAGAATCGAATTCGAATTAAATGGAATCGCTTTGCCAGGAAATACCTATAAAGCCTACGCCAAAAATTGGGTAACTTTAGAACAAAATATTATGGCCGATAAAAATTTCGGGAAATTACTCGAAATGAAATGTCCCTATAAAGACGATGCCGAAAACCTCAAAAAAATAGAAAACAAGAGAGAAAGAGCCCGTAAAGCATTAAAATACGTCCAGAACAAAATATCATGGAATGGGAATTATAGCTTCAGCGGGTATGGAACAAACGATGCTCTAAAAAATGGTACCGGAAATAACGCTCAAATAAACTTCGTACTTCTAAGTATGCTAAAAGCAGCCGGTCTCGATGCTTATCCTGTATTTATCAGTACAAGAGATAATGGTAAAATTAATACTTCATTTCCATCTCTAAACCAAATAAATACTTTTATTATAGCTATCGCTGAAACAGACAGTACTTATTTTTATCTCGACGGCGGTTCTCCTTACGGAGACATAAATGTACTCGATATAAAATTATTATCGGAAAATGCCCGGCTTTTCGAAGGAGTTGCTGTTAGTCATTGGGAAAATCTGAGTAATTTATCGAGAAATGCTACCAGCTACCTTATTCAGGCAAAAATAGACGAAAACGGCCTTATTGACGGTACTATGACAATTCAGTTTACAGGTGAATGCGCTTTTGAATTTAAAAGATCATGCGGAACTTTAACCCTCGACGAACTAAAAGAATCGGCAAATAATAGCTACGACATAGAAATAAACGATTTTCAGAAAAATGATTCCGATACCCTCATAAACCAAGCTTCAGCTATATTAAAATTTAATAAACAAACTACGACGAATGATGATATGATATATTTTACACCTCTTATTGTCGATTACATGAGTAGTTCTCCGTTTAGTTCTCCGACGAGAAAATATCCGATAGAATTCGATTATAATAATCTCGATCATTTTAATATATCTATCAAAATCCCCGATGATTATAGCGTAAGCGAGTTACCCAAAAGTACTACGCTTGTTAATCCCGATAATTCATACATATGTCGTTTCTATTCATCGACAACCGAAAATACAATTAATTTACAATTTATGGTCGAAAAGAAAAAAAGGTTATTCCTACCGGAAGAATATAAAGACCTTCAGAATTTTTACACGGCACTGATCAGTAAAAGTACCGAACAGATTGTTTTAAAAAAAAATAAATAA